A window from Saccharomyces cerevisiae S288C chromosome XIII, complete sequence encodes these proteins:
- the ZRC1 gene encoding Zn(2+) transporter ZRC1 (Vacuolar membrane zinc transporter; transports zinc from cytosol to vacuole for storage; also has role in resistance to zinc shock resulting from sudden influx of zinc into cytoplasm; human ortholog SLC30A10 functions as a Mn transporter and mutations in SLC30A10 cause neurotoxic accumulation of Mn in liver and brain; ZRC1 has a paralog, COT1, that arose from the whole genome duplication), producing the protein MITGKELRIISLLTLDTVFFLLEITIGYMSHSLALIADSFHMLNDIISLLVALWAVDVAKNRGPDAKYTYGWKRAEILGALINAVFLIALCFSIMIEALQRLIEPQEIQNPRLVLYVGVAGLISNVVGLFLFHDHGSDSLHSHSHGSVESGNNDLDIESNATHSHSHASLPNDNLAIDEDAISSPGPSGQIGEVLPQSVVNRLSNESQPLLNHDDHDHSHESKKPGHRSLNMHGVFLHVLGDALGNIGVIAAALFIWKTEYSWRYYSDPIVSLIITIIIFSSALPLSRRASRILLQATPSTISADQIQREILAVPGVIAVHDFHVWNLTESIYIASIHVQIDCAPDKFMSSAKLIRKIFHQHGIHSATVQPEFVSGDVNEDIRRRFSIIAGGSPSSSQEAFDSHGNTEHGRKKRSPTAYGATTASSNCIVDDAVNCNTSNCL; encoded by the coding sequence ATGATCACCGGTAAAGAATTGAGAATCATCTCTCTTTTGACCTTAGACACGgtttttttcctattgGAAATTACCATAGGTTATATGTCACATTCATTGGCCTTGATTGCCGATTCATTTCACATGTTGAATGATATCATCTCTCTTTTAGTGGCACTATGGGCTGTGGATGTGGCCAAAAACAGGGGTCCAGACGCTAAATACACTTATGGATGGAAAAGAGCAGAAATTTTGGGTGCTTTAATCAATGctgtttttcttattgCCCTGTGTTTCTCTATTATGATTGAAGCTTTACAAAGATTGATTGAACctcaagaaattcaaaaccCAAGGTTGGTTTTATACGTTGGTGTAGCAGGGTTAATTTCTAATGTCGTAGGTTTATTTTTGTTCCACGATCATGGCAGCGATAGTCTGCACTCACACTCTCATGGCTCTGTGGAAAGCGGGAATAACGATTTGGACATAGAATCTAATGCGACTCATTCCCACTCTCATGCATCTCTTCCAAACGATAATTTGGCCATCGATGAAGATGCTATTTCGAGTCCTGGGCCCTCAGGGCAAATTGGTGAAGTGTTGCCACAATCAGTAGTAAACAGATTATCAAACGAAAGCCAACCCTTATTGAACCACGATGATCATGACCACAGCCATGAATCGAAGAAACCAGGTCATCGCTCTTTGAATATGCATGGTGTCTTCTTACATGTACTAGGTGATGCTCTGGGTAATATTGGTGTTATTGCAGCTGCTTTGTTTATTTGGAAAACTGAATATTCTTGGAGATATTACTCGGATCCAATCGTTTCTTTAATCATcaccattattattttctcttcCGCTCTGCCCTTATCACGTAGAGCTTCAAGAATTTTACTACAGGCTACTCCTTCTACAATTTCTGCTGATCAGATTCAAAGAGAGATTTTGGCAGTACCTGGCGTGATAGCGGTCCATGACTTCCACGTCTGGAACTTAACTGAATCAATATATATTGCATCTATCCACGTTCAAATAGACTGTGCACCTGATAAATTCATGAGCTCCGCCAAGCtgataagaaaaatattccaTCAACACGGTATTCATTCTGCAACTGTTCAACCAGAATTTGTTTCTGGAGATGTTAATGAGGATATTCGCAGAAGATTTTCTATCATAGCAGGTGGTTCACCATCTTCGTCTCAAGAAGCCTTTGACAGCCATGGAAACACTGAGCATGGTAGAAAAAAGCGTTCACCTACTGCCTATGGTGCTACTACAGCATCATCTAATTGTATTGTAGATGACGCTGTAAACTGCAATACTTCCAATTGCCTGtaa
- the RNT1 gene encoding ribonuclease III (Nuclear dsRNA-specific ribonuclease (RNase III); involved in rDNA transcription, rRNA processing and U2 snRNA 3' end formation by cleavage of a stem-loop structure at the 3' end of U2 snRNA; involved in polyadenylation-independent transcription termination; involved in the cell wall stress response, regulating the degradation of cell wall integrity and morphogenesis checkpoint genes): MGSKVAGKKKTQNDNKLDNENGSQQRENINTKTLLKGNLKISNYKYLEVIQLEHAVTKLVESYNKIIELSPNLVAYNEAVNNQDRVPVQILPSLSRYQLKLAAELKTLHDLKKDAILTEITDYENEFDTEQKQPILQEISKADMEKLEKLEQVKREKREKIDVNVYENLNEKEDEEEDEGEDSYDPTKAGDIVKATKWPPKLPEIQDLAIRARVFIHKSTIKDKVYLSGSEMINAHNERLEFLGDSILNSVMTLIIYNKFPDYSEGQLSTLRMNLVSNEQIKQWSIMYNFHEKLKTNFDLKDENSNFQNGKLKLYADVFEAYIGGLMEDDPRNNLPKIRKWLRKLAKPVIEEATRNQVALEKTDKLDMNAKRQLYSLIGYASLRLHYVTVKKPTAVDPNSIVECRVGDGTVLGTGVGRNIKIAGIRAAENALRDKKMLDFYAKQRAAIPRSESVLKDPSQKNKKRKFSDTS, translated from the coding sequence atGGGCTCAAAAGTAGCaggtaaaaagaaaacccaGAATGATAATAAACTAGATAACGAAAATGGTTCACAGCAGCGCGAAAATATCAATACCAAGACGCTTTTGAAAGGCAACCTTAAGATATCAAATTACAAATATCTTGAGGTGATTCAACTAGAACATGCTGTGACAAAATTGGTGGAGTCTTACAATAAAATAATTGAACTTTCACCAAATTTGGTAGCTTACAATGAAGCCGTTAACAATCAAGATAGAGTGCCTGTTCAGATACTTCCTTCTCTATCACGTTATCAATTAAAACTGGCAGCTGAATTAAAAACCTTACATGATCTTAAAAAAGACGCAATTTTGACAGAAATTACTGAttatgaaaatgaatttgataCTGAACAAAAGCAACCTATATTGCAAGAAATCAGTAAAGCTGATATGGAAAAGTTAGAGAAGCTAGAACAAGTTAAAAGGGAAAAGCGAGAGAAAATAGATGTAAATGTGTACGAAAATttaaatgaaaaggaagatgaagaagaagacgaagGAGAAGATAGCTATGACCCAACAAAGGCTGGTGATATCGTCAAGGCAACAAAATGGCCTCCAAAATTACCAGAGATTCAAGATTTAGCGATTAGGGCCAGGGTATTTATTCACAAATCCACAATAAAGGATAAAGTTTACTTGTCTGGATCAGAAATGATCAACGCACATAATGAAAGACTAGAATTCCTAGGCGATTCGATCTTAAATTCTGTTATGACATTAATTATTTATAACAAGTTTCCCGATTACAGCGAGGGTCAGTTATCAACATTAAGGATGAATTTGGTAAGCAACGAACAGATCAAACAATGGTCAATAATGTACAATTTCCATGAGAAACTTAAGACAAATTTTGACTTGAAGGATGAAAATTCCAATTTTCAAAACGGCAAACTAAAACTGTATGCAGATGTGTTCGAAGCTTACATTGGCGGCTTGATGGAAGATGATCCAAGGAATAATTTGCccaaaataagaaaatggtTAAGAAAGCTTGCCAAACCTGTCATTGAGGAGGCTACCCGTAATCAAGTTGCCTTGGAGAAGACGGATAAACTTGATATGAATGCTAAAAGGCAGCTTTACTCTTTGATTGGCTATGCTTCATTACGTCTACATTATGTTACCGTAAAAAAACCCACTGCAGTTGATCCTAATTCCATAGTTGAGTGCAGAGTAGGTGATGGAACAGTTTTAGGGACCGGTGTGGgcagaaatatcaaaattgCGGGTATTAGGGCTGCAGAAAATGCTCTTCGtgacaaaaaaatgttagATTTTTACGCCAAACAAAGAGCTGCCATTCCTAGGAGTGAATCTGTGTTAAAAGATCCCTCACaaaagaataagaaaagaaaattctcAGATACAAGCTGA
- the RPL20A gene encoding 60S ribosomal protein eL20 RPL20A (Ribosomal 60S subunit protein L20A; homologous to mammalian ribosomal protein L18A, no bacterial homolog; RPL20A has a paralog, RPL20B, that arose from the whole genome duplication), producing MAHFKEYQVIGRRLPTESVPEPKLFRMRIFASNEVIAKSRYWYFLQKLHKVKKASGEIVSINQINEAHPTKVKNFGVWVRYDSRSGTHNMYKEIRDVSRVAAVETLYQDMAARHRARFRSIHILKVAEIEKTADVKRQYVKQFLTKDLKFPLPHRVQKSTKTFSYKRPSTFY from the exons A TGGCTCACTTTAAAGAATACCAAGTTATTGGCCGTCGTTTGCCAACTGAATCTGTTCCAGAACCAAAGTTGTTCAGAATGAGAATCTTTGCTTCAAATGAAGTTATTGCCAAGTCTCGTTACTGGTATTTCTTGCAAAAGTTGCACAAGGTTAAGAAGGCTTCTGGTGAAATTGTTTCCATCAACCAAATCAACGAAGCTCATCCAACCAAGGTCAAGAACTTCGGTGTCTGGGTTAGATACGACTCCAGATCTGGTACTCACAATATGTACAAGGAAATCAGAGACGTCTCCAGAGTTGCTGCCGTCGAAACCTTATACCAAGACATGGCTGCCAGACACAGAGCTAGATTTAGATCTATTCACATCTTGAAGGTTgctgaaattgaaaagactGCTGACGTCAAGAGACAATACGTTAAGCAATTTTTGACCAAGGACTTGAAATTCCCATTGCCTCACAGAGTCCAAAAATCCACCAAGACTTTCTCCTACAAGAGACCTTCCACTTTCTACTGA
- the CUS1 gene encoding U2 snRNP complex subunit CUS1 (Protein required for assembly of U2 snRNP into the spliceosome; forms a complex with Hsh49p and Hsh155p) yields MARTKSRKRSGNNQNKNASVVNNKAEIAAMIDARRLEQKKKGGVTNSKGKTNKVVDAKLEKEFKDVLQRFQVQENDTPKEITKDEKNNHVVIVEKNPVMNRKHTAEDELEDTPSDGIEEHLSARKRRKTEKPSLSQLKSQVPYPQIIEWYDCDARYPGLLASIKCTKNVIPVPSHWQSKKEYLSGRSLLGKRPFELPDIIKKTNIEQMRSTLPQSGLDGQDEKSLKEASRARVQPKMGALDLDYKKLHDVFFKIGANWKPDHLLCFGDVYYENRNLFEETNWKRMVDHKRPGRISQELRAIMNLPEGQLPPWCMKMKDIGLPTGYPDLKIAGLNWDITNLKGDVYGKIIPNHHSRSKKQGRNYFGALISFETPEFENSKEDTQANAENGRQDDKIDDEVEHKLDHFQEDISEVTSAEEKLERNEEESEKQLYTVLK; encoded by the coding sequence ATGGCTAGAACCAAAAGTAGGAAGCGTTCCGGAAATAACCAAAATAAGAATGCGTCTGTGGTAAATAATAAGGCTGAGATCGCCGCCATGATTGATGCAAGAAGGCTTgagcaaaagaaaaagggtGGGGTGACTAACAGCAAAGGAAAGACGAATAAGGTAGTGGATGCGAAGTTAGAAAAAGAGTTCAAAGACGTTTTACAACGATTTCAAGTGCAAGAGAATGATACGCCGAAGGAAATCACgaaagatgaaaagaacaatCATGTCGTTATTGTTGAGAAAAACCCAGTTATGAACAGAAAGCATACAGCAGAAGATGAATTGGAGGATACACCCTCGGATGGTATTGAGGAGCATCTATCGGCAAGAAAACGTAGGAAGACTGAAAAACCTTCACTTTCGCAGTTAAAAAGCCAGGTACCGTATCCTCAAATTATAGAATGGTACGATTGTGACGCAAGATATCCAGGCTTACTAGCGTCAATTAAGTGCACCAAAAATGTCATTCCTGTTCCAAGCCACTGGCAGTCCAAGAAGGAATATCTATCTGGCCGTTCTCTGTTAGGTAAAAGACCTTTTGAACTTCCTGACATTATCAAGAAGACAAATATAGAACAAATGAGATCGACGCTTCCGCAAAGCGGACTGGATGGTCAAGATGAAAAGTCACTAAAGGAGGCCTCAAGAGCAAGAGTGCAGCCGAAAATGGGCGCCTTGGATTTGGATTACAAGAAGTTACACGATGTGTTTTTCAAGATAGGAGCCAACTGGAAACCTGACCATTTGTTATGCTTCGGTGACGTCTATTATGAAAATAGGAATCTTTTCGAGGAAACGAACTGGAAAAGAATGGTTGATCATAAGAGACCGGGGAGAATTAGCCAAGAGCTTCGTGCCATAATGAATTTACCCGAAGGTCAACTACCACCATGGTGTATGAAGATGAAAGACATTGGATTACCTACGGGATATCCTGATCTGAAAATTGCCGGCTTGAATTGGGATATAACGAATTTAAAAGGCGACGTTTACGGAAAAATAATCCCTAATCACCATTCAAGGTCCAAGAAACAGGGTAGAAACTATTTTGGCGCATTGATCTCATTTGAAACCcctgaatttgaaaattcaaaagaggATACACAGGCGAATGCGGAAAATGGGCGCCAAGATGACAAAATCGATGATGAAGTAGAGCATAAGTTAGATCACTTCCAGGAAGACATATCCGAAGTGACAAGCgcagaagaaaaacttgaGAGAAACGAAGAGGAATCGGAGAAGCAACTATATACTGTATTGAAATAA
- the YHM2 gene encoding Yhm2p (Citrate and oxoglutarate carrier protein; exports citrate from and imports oxoglutarate into the mitochondrion, causing net export of NADPH reducing equivalents; also associates with mt nucleoids and has a role in replication and segregation of the mt genome) produces the protein MPSTTNTAAANVIEKKPVSFSNILLGACLNLSEVTTLGQPLEVVKTTMAANRNFTFLESVKHVWSRGGILGYYQGLIPWAWIEASTKGAVLLFVSAEAEYRFKSLGLNNFASGILGGVTGGVTQAYLTMGFCTCMKTVEITRHKSASAGGVPQSSWSVFKNIYKKEGIRGINKGVNAVAIRQMTNWGSRFGLSRLVEDGIRKITGKTNKDDKLNPFEKIGASALGGGLSAWNQPIEVIRVEMQSKKEDPNRPKNLTVGKTFKYIYQSNGLKGLYRGVTPRIGLGIWQTVFMVGFGDMAKEFVARMTGETPVAKH, from the coding sequence ATGCCATCTACCACTAATACTGCTGCAGCAAACgtaatagaaaaaaagccaGTCTCGTTTTCTAATATCCTATTGGGTGCCTGTTTAAACTTGTCAGAGGTGACTACATTAGGGCAACCTTTGGAGGTTGTTAAGACCACAATGGCTGCAAACAGAAACTTCACATTTTTAGAATCTGTTAAGCATGTCTGGTCAAGAGGTGGTATCTTGGGTTACTACCAAGGTTTGATTCCATGGGCATGGATCGAAGCCTCCACTAAAGGTGCTGTGTTGCTGTTCGTGTCAGCTGAGGCTGAGTATCGTTTCAAAAGTTTGGGGTTGAACAACTTTGCCTCAGGTATATTAGGTGGTGTCACGGGTGGTGTCACTCAAGCCTACTTAACCATGGGGTTCTGTACCTGTATGAAAACGGTGGAAATTACAAGACATAAATCTGCCTCCGCAGGTGGTGTCCCACAATCTTCTTGGAGTGTGttcaagaatatttataaaaagGAAGGTATTAGAGGTATTAATAAGGGTGTTAATGCTGTTGCTATTAGACAAATGACCAACTGGGGTTCTCGTTTTGGTTTGTCCAGACTAGTGGAAGATGGTATCAGAAAGATCACCGGGAAAACCAATAAAGACGACAAGTTGAATCCGTTCGAGAAAATTGGTGCCAGTGCTTTAGGTGGTGGTTTAAGTGCTTGGAATCAACCAATCGAAGTCATTAGAGTTGAAATGCAATCTAAGAAGGAAGATCCAAACAgaccaaaaaatttgactGTTGGTAAGACATTTAAATACATCTATCAATCAAATGGTCTAAAGGGTCTTTACCGTGGTGTCACCCCAAGAATTGGTTTAGGTATCTGGCAAACTGTCTTCATGGTTGGTTTTGGTGATATGGCGAAGGAATTTGTCGCCAGAATGACTGGTGAAACCCCAGTTGCCAAACATTAG
- a CDS encoding uncharacterized protein (hypothetical protein; SWAT-GFP fusion protein localizes to the endoplasmic reticulum and vacuole, while mCherry fusion localizes to just the vacuole) encodes MVLCKLLTPYFLLSILSVGVFTATAAPSPSIQMTENTNQDHHEHAKRGGTCAFPNYDGMVAVQKGGSNGGWAMSPDQECSYGSWCPYACKPGQLMGQWDPSATTYSYPKCQNGGLYCDSNGNLQKPNSDKDYCYDGKGTVIAKNNANSGDVAFCQTVLPGNEAMLIPTLVGSGSKQTLAVPGTDYWASSASHYYVNAPGVSVEDACQWGSSANPQGNWAPFVAGSNMDDNQNTFVKIGWNPVYLESSCPFKNVKPSFGIRITCDDESQCEGLPCSIDPSSNGVNEVTSSGGGSSGAGGGNFCVVTARNGAKANIEVFDVGSGSSSKGKRELNPLDVITTTVTETKYKTVTVTAKT; translated from the coding sequence ATGGTACTTTGCAAATTACTGACACCATATTTCTTACTGTCAATTTTGAGTGTCGGCGTGTTCACGGCGACCGCCGCGCCATCGCCCAGTATTCAAATGACGGAAAATACAAATCAAGATCATCATGAGCATGCCAAGCGTGGAGGAACGTGTGCGTTCCCTAACTACGATGGGATGGTCGCAGTACAAAAAGGTGGATCTAATGGAGGATGGGCTATGAGCCCTGACCAAGAATGTTCCTACGGTTCATGGTGCCCTTACGCTTGCAAACCAGGTCAACTAATGGGGCAATGGGACCCTTCGGCTACCACATACTCTTATCCTAAATGTCAAAATGGAGGTTTGTACTGTGATTCTAACGGTAACTTGCAAAAGCCAAACAGTGATAAAGACTATTGTTATGATGGGAAGGGAACCGTAATAGCGAAAAACAACGCTAACAGCGGTGACGTTGCATTTTGCCAGACCGTGCTTCCGGGCAACGAAGCTATGCTGATCCCAACCTTAGTCGGCTCTGGGTCAAAGCAAACGCTGGCTGTGCCTGGTACAGACTACTGGGCCTCCAGCGCGTCGCATTACTACGTAAATGCTCCCGGTGTAAGCGTAGAGGATGCATGCCAGTGGGGTAGTAGTGCAAATCCACAGGGGAACTGGGCCCCATTTGTAGCTGGTTCCAACATGGACGACAACCAGAACACTTTTGTAAAGATTGGATGGAACCCCGTCTACCTGGAATCGTCATGTCCGTTCAAGAACGTTAAGCCTTCATTCGGTATTAGAATTACTTGTGATGACGAATCACAATGTGAAGGCCTACCATGCTCCATTGACCCAAGTTCTAATGGAGTCAACGAAGTGACAAGTTCTGGCGGTGGTTCTTCCGGGGCTGGTGGTGGAAACTTTTGTGTTGTCACCGCCAGAAACGGCGCCAAGGCCAACATCGAAGTTTTTGATGTTGGTAGCGGCTCATCTTCTAAAGGCAAGAGAGAACTGAATCCGCTAGACGTTATTACCACAACGGTCACCGAGACCAAGTACAAGACAGTCACCGTCACTGCCAAAACTTAG
- a CDS encoding uncharacterized protein (hypothetical protein) has protein sequence MFKMKFGDTLPRSDFGTGGNKQAPGLELG, from the coding sequence ATGtttaaaatgaaatttGGCGATACCTTGCCACGGTCAGATTTTGGTACAGGAGGGAACAAGCAGGCGCCCGGCTTAGAGTTGGGCTAA